One part of the Musa acuminata AAA Group cultivar baxijiao chromosome BXJ1-5, Cavendish_Baxijiao_AAA, whole genome shotgun sequence genome encodes these proteins:
- the LOC135673646 gene encoding E3 ubiquitin-protein ligase ATL4-like: protein MDSPPPPPPRAPPPPLAVEPLTSTESDRQHTEASSPLPSVILSHSLFIIAGIIVCVIVASFSIHLLLRLLSCRRRSSSAVAALPLPLARSLPASGSPSLAAAASSVIADQENAALIDSLPVFTLASALAFLPKSSLDCAVCLSRFRPQDELRLLPACRHAFHCLCVDPWLRTTPSCPLCRVSISLPGPPLQLPPPVTGDREPSRSGSFRIEIGSVSRRRTPSAEELGNHPQPPLPPNLRTYSIGSSFEYLVEEEVEAVVARIARRKEKVEKPGEDTAPAAAADTAPAAPGEGVAEAAGGGRGWLKEYVDRLASSASSSFSSLRLSGRWSHRYDGDVGRQSWDLEGSARRDAEEGGYYAFYRWLIGA from the coding sequence ATGgactcgcctcctcctcctcctcctcgagccCCGCCACCGCCGCTGGCTGTCGAACCCCTGACGTCGACGGAGTCTGACCGCCAGCACACTGAGGCCTCCTCCCCCTTGCCTTCTGTAATCCTCAGCCATAGCCTTTTTATCATCGCCGGCATCATCGTCTGCGTCATCGTCGCCTCCTTCTccatccacctcctcctccgcttACTCTCCTGCCGTCGCCGCTCTTCCTCCGCGGTGGCTGCCTTGCCGCTGCCGCTCGCACGTTCCCTTCCCGCCTCGGGCTCCCCCTCCCTCGCCGCCGCGGCCAGTTCGGTCATCGCCGACCAAGAGAATGCGGCGCTCATCGACTCCCTCCCGGTGTTCACCCTGGCCTCCGCCCTCGCCTTCCTCCCCAAGTCGTCGCTGGACTGCGCCGTCTGCCTTTCCCGGTTCCGCCCCCAGGACGAGCTCCGCCTCCTCCCGGCTTGCCGCCACGCCTTCCACTGTTTGTGCGTCGACCCTTGGCTCCGGACGACCCCTTCGTGCCCCCTCTGCCGCGTCTCCATCTCCCTTCCCGGCCCGCCCCTCCAGCTGCCGCCGCCCGTCACCGGCGACCGGGAGCCCTCAAGGTCCGGTAGCTTCCGCATCGAAATCGGTAGCGTCAGCCGCCGGAGGACTCCATCAGCGGAGGAACTGGGAAACCACCCGCAGCCACCGCTACCGCCGAACCTGAGGACGTACTCGATAGGGTCGTCGTTCGAGTAcctggtggaggaggaggtggaggcggtGGTGGCGCGGATCGCGAGGCGGAAGGAGAAGGTGGAGAAGCCAGGTGAAGACACGGCCCCCGCCGCCGCGGCGGACACGGCGCCTGCGGCGCCAGGGGAGGGGGTGGCTGAGGCGGCTGGGGGCGGGCGTGGGTGGCTGAAGGAGTACGTGGACCGGCTGGCCTCGTCGGCGTCGTCGTCCTTCTCTTCGCTCCGCCTCTCCGGTCGCTGGAGCCACCGCTACGACGGCGACGTCGGGCGGCAGTCGTGGGACCTGGAGGGGAGCGCGCGGCGGGACGCGGAGGAGGGCGGTTACTACGCTTTCTACCGGTGGCTGATAGGGGCATAA